TTGGTTAAGCAAACTATAAGTTGGCTTTTTCTCTGAGGACCATGGGGAACCACAGTGATGTTTCTTGTAAAGGAAAAGAACTGGTGCTAAACATttctcatcagggaaatgcaaatcaaaacccaggAAGGCTCAAGTATAGCATGCACTAGACCCTGGGAATGATCCCCCACAGtgcaaaattaagtaaaatttaaaaacaataaaaaaagaaaaagaaaaaataaacagaggcAGGTGTAATAGCTcctgcctgcaattccagctatgtgggaggcagagaatggaggatttcagtttgaatcCACTGCAGACAAAAAGTtaacgagatcctatctcaaagaaaaagtcaCATGGACACAGGAGCTGAACAGAATACCACCTAacaagcatgcagccctgagttcaaacaccagtaccatcaaaaaaacaacACATAGGAacacatgtctgcaatcccagatacATAAGAGGCAAAAGTAGGCGGATTGTGGTCTGAGTCTGGCCATGGACAAAAGATGagatcctatcagaaaaataacgaaagcaaaaagagttgggtgTATAGTTggcaattgcaaggccctgagttcaaaacacagtactacacacaccccaaaaaaatcccatcaTTAGGATGGTTATAATCAAAAAGTCAGAACATAAcagagttggcaaggatgtggagaaatcagaacaTTTACACACTGCTGGTCAGAATATAAAATGGGGTAATTGGGTTGGAAGCCACTATGGTAGATCCTCAAATAATTAAATGCAGAGTTACTATGTAACACATCAACTCCACTCCCAGCTATATACCAAAACTTATGAAGACATATGCATACACAAAAGCTTGTACATGAATATTTACAGCTGCATAATTCATCATAGTCCAAAAGGTTGACACAATGCAAATGCCCATCCACTCATGAGTGGGTAACAGATGTGAACTTTCCAATTAATGGAATATCATGCAACCACCTGATCCATGCTACAATGTGATGAACCTTAAAAGAATAATGTTGAATGAAACAACTGCGACACAAAAGGACacacattgtatgattccatctGTGTGAAATAAATCAAACCCACAGAAACAAAACAGTGTATTGGTGGTTGCCAGTATATGAGTGAAGGTctcagaattttttgtttttgagatagggtcttgctgcatAGACACAGCTAGCCTGAAATTTACAATGTAGTCCAAGCTGAGCTTGAATTTGCAATACTACTGATTCAGCGTCCTTAGGGCTAGGATCACAGATGTTTACCACCTTACCTTTTAGGATTCAGAGTTTCTTGTGGAGGCTATAAAGGTGTTTTAAAATGGCTGTGCTGATTATTATAAAAACCTATAAATAGTTGAATTATATAGTACGTGAATTTCTCTATAAAGGTGACCCAAAAGACCATATCTAGtccatgaaaaatgttcaaaacttTGAAGTGATGtagcatcactattcacaagGAAGGAAGGCATATggcagggcagagagagagagacagagatagagagacagagggagagagagagagagaatggaaagacagagggaagagTGACCAAGAAGGATAAATGAGCTTCCTCCCACCATATTCCTGCTAGAAAGCCAGCATCTTCAGGGATTCTGGGGAAAGAGTTTGCTCAGCAAACTCTTCTTCATGGTGGTCTTGAGTTCCTTGTTCCTCAGACTGAAGATGATGGGGCTGAAGAAGGGTGTGAGGACTGTGTAGGTGATGCCCATCAAAGTGTCTCCTTCCAGGGACTGGGGATCCTTGGGCTTTAGgtagatgacagaagcaaagccatagtgcacgatcaccactgtgaggtgggatgcacaggtggagaaggctttgtgtCGCCCCTCAGCTGAGGGGATCCTCAAGATGGCAACAACAATGAAGGCATAGGAGAGCAGAATGAGGAGGAAGCAGCCCAGAAGGGCTGAGATACACACCAAGCCCAGAACTTTGCCCACTACTGGTACATCCTCTCCGCAGGCCAACTTCAACAGAGATGGCACATGGCAGAAGAAATGGTGGATGTCATTGGGTCCACAGAAGTTGAGGTTGAATATGACTGTTGTGACCACAATCCCCATGACAGAGCCACCAACACAGGACCAGGCCACCAGACAGGCACAGCCATGGGGGCTCATGAGCACATTGTAGTGCAGTggttgacagatggccacatagcggtcatagcccatgacagtgagtaggaaggagtgggtgaagccaaatgtgaaggagaagaacatctggcaggcacaggccaggaaggagatggagtggTGGGTAGACAGCAGGTCAGCCAGCATGCGTGGGATGATGGCCAAGGTGTAAAGTATCTCAAAGATGGACAGGGCGCACAGGAAGAGGTACATGGATGTGTGGAGGCTGCGCTCACTCCAGATGGTGGCCATGATGATCAGGTTGCCCAGCAGTGTGAACAGATACATCAgcagaaacagcaggaagaacaTTTGCTGAAGGCGGGGAAAGTTAGAAAAGCCAATGAGGATGAACTCAGACATGAAGGTGAAGTTTAGACCAAGTATGTCAGCCATACCTGATGGGAGACAGAAAACATTATTCAGTGTTTAGGAGCACAAGGGTTCCCAGGGAGTTCTGGCCTGCAAGAACATGTGAGAGGCTCCTTCACCTATCCAAGATATGATTAGTTGACCTGCAAATACGTATTTATGTTATCATCCCTTAGCATTCATAGGGCATTAGTTTCAGCACAGTCCTATCTACCAGATATCAAAACTTCAGGTGCTCGAATCCCTTTTGAGAATACAGCAGTGTTGCATAGAACCTATGAACATACTCTCAGACTTTAAATCATGTTTAGATGACTTAGAATATTGAACACAATGTATTGTGATATAAGTAGTCAtcataccatatttttaaaagaattatcacaaaaaaaaagttgatatttGCTTAATATAGACACAGGAATCACAGACCTAACTACATTTTTGAAACACAGATGTACGATTCATGAATACAGGAAGAACTGTAATAATGTGCTGAGGTTTAAACAAAATCATGGATCTTAAGTACATGACCTCTgataagaactcaataaatagtgctactgataaaaacaattattattacTAGTATGTTTAAATCCCATTGCTAGGACATCAGTGTTTCTACTCAGTGACATGTCGGTTGAGTCCCCAGTTCAAAGGTAGATGACTTGGCTGAGTACCctgtctcaagcctgtaatcctagttacttggaagatgTAGAAAGGGAGAgtcatggttcaatgccagcccagagaGAAAGCTCACAGGACCCCATTTCACCAGGTGGTGTtcccctgtcatcccagttacacaggaagtaaaaataaagagaattatggtccaggccagcccaggcataacgCAACACCTTGtctctaaaataactaaagccaaaagggttgggggcatggctaaagtggtagagcacctacctagcaagtgggaggccctgagttcaaacaccagtactgccaaaaagaaagaactaagtggtaatgaaatttgaactgaCAACTAAGTCAAATGGATTGTATGCTAGAACATAAACGGTATTAGTAGAAAAACTGAGAAAACTTCAGACCTGTAGTCTGCTTAAAATAATTGTGGTGATATTAAATTCCTGATAATTATACTAGGGTTATGTATTATACTGCTGAGAGAAGTTATGTGTGAAAAGTACAAGAATTTTCTGTATTCTATTTGCCAATTGTCTCAAGTTGGTTTTTTAACATGAAAAGTAAAACACAAGGAAGGCACTATTCAAATTAGCACCAAAAATGATTAAGTATATAGGCTTTAGTTTAACCCACACCATACAAGACATCCATGGAAATCAACTAAACCTCCCATGAACAGAAAACATggcagataatttttaaaaatcttgaaattcaaagacaacaatAGCCAGATGGTAATTCTCCCACATACATAATCTCCCCAAATATGTCCTCATAAAATATGTAGTTGGAGTTCTTGAGAAAGTGACACACTTATTACAAAACTTCCACGACTAAATAAAGATCCATGAATAACAAGGCTAACCTTGACATAGATGAGGTAAAGGAAGCCCTAAAAAGTAGACAAAATGGAAGCCTTAGACAAAGAATCAGGCCTTGATAGGTGAGATCACAGCACACATTTAATAGGCAAAGGAGGAATTGTTCAGAGGAAGCTGTTGAGAAAAGTATCTTTCTATAGAGATAAAAGATACATTCAAAGACAGAATCAAGACTAGTTAAAGGGCCTAACTGTGGAAGATAAAAATATACTAACTAAAAGAAATGTttaccagctacttggggggcaaAAGCAGAGGATCATgactttgagaccagcctgagcaaaattagtgagacactacctcaaaaagaaaaacttccaggaactggtgactcatgcctgtaatgctaggtatttaggaggttgagatcaggaggatctcggtttgagggcaacccaagcaaaaagttctagaggctccatctcaaccaataggtgggCATAGTATGCACCCGTCACCCAGCTGTGGTGGGAAGTACAAAATAGCAAGACTgcggcccaggccagcctgagcaaaaacagtcagaccttatttcaaaaacaaccagaggCTAGAagcttggctcaagaggtagagtgtttgcctagcaaatgtaaaaccctgacttcaaaccccagtactcaaaaacaagaggaaagaaaacatttaaaataataagcaaataaataaaataaatgttggatGATTGTTTTTCATTGTGGGGACTTCTTAAGAATCAAatcaaactattaaaaaaagaaaagcctgaaccaaaaaataaataaataaggtgatCAACACCAATATCGACATCACAGATCTCTTAAACAAACAGATCAAGGATAAAGTTAACACCTGATAGTCTGCAAGAAGATACGTGCAGTATTAaaaaacacctgtaatcctagataccagGCTGCAGCTCAAGGTTAGCCCAgccaaaaaagttagtaagactccatttcaacaaacaagctatgTATACTGGCaaatgcttgtgatcccagctactcaggaggcataagaaggaggatcaccatctgagGAAGCCCTgagcacagtgagaccctatatgaaaaataat
The sequence above is drawn from the Castor canadensis chromosome 14, mCasCan1.hap1v2, whole genome shotgun sequence genome and encodes:
- the LOC109680050 gene encoding olfactory receptor 10H5-like, translated to MADILGLNFTFMSEFILIGFSNFPRLQQMFFLLFLLMYLFTLLGNLIIMATIWSERSLHTSMYLFLCALSIFEILYTLAIIPRMLADLLSTHHSISFLACACQMFFSFTFGFTHSFLLTVMGYDRYVAICQPLHYNVLMSPHGCACLVAWSCVGGSVMGIVVTTVIFNLNFCGPNDIHHFFCHVPSLLKLACGEDVPVVGKVLGLVCISALLGCFLLILLSYAFIVVAILRIPSAEGRHKAFSTCASHLTVVIVHYGFASVIYLKPKDPQSLEGDTLMGITYTVLTPFFSPIIFSLRNKELKTTMKKSLLSKLFPQNP